One window from the genome of Metabacillus flavus encodes:
- a CDS encoding AMP-binding protein, with amino-acid sequence MNSLKQMTIGKMFQETVREFGSHEAIVYSKEEIRYTYQEFYEETAKIAKALIGIGIKKGDHIAVWATNVPEWLLLQFATARMGAVLVTVNTSYQVHELEYLLQQSDSAALFLIDGYKGTSYTEMIQSITSRTNHPLTKLKHQIYIGSDQCPEGMTSWNKFLMHAAAVSDAELEQRECELDQHDAINMQYTSGTTGFPKGVMLSHHNIVNNGYLIASSMKLTNQDRLCIPVPFFHCFGCVLSTMAAVTVGACMVPTIEFSPDLVLETVERERCTGLQGVPTMFIAELSLDSFPSYDLSSLRTGIMAGSPCPIEVMKKVMDQMGMNEITICYGQTEASPVITQTTVDDSIERKVETVGKPHPHVEVKIIDPVSGKEMAPNEQGELCTRGYHVMKGYYKMPEATSEAIDADGWLHTGDLAAMDEEGYVKITGRLKDMIIRGGENIYPREIEEFLYRHPDIVDVQVIGVPDEKYGERTAACIRVREGADLTMQHIQEYCEGQIAFYKIPEYCFIMDEYPMTASGKIQKFKLREQALDWVKERV; translated from the coding sequence ATGAATTCTTTAAAGCAAATGACAATCGGGAAAATGTTTCAGGAAACCGTCCGGGAGTTTGGAAGCCATGAAGCCATTGTCTATTCTAAAGAAGAAATCCGCTACACCTATCAAGAATTTTACGAGGAAACCGCAAAAATTGCAAAAGCTCTTATAGGAATCGGTATTAAAAAAGGGGACCATATCGCAGTTTGGGCAACGAACGTTCCGGAGTGGCTCCTTCTGCAATTTGCTACGGCAAGGATGGGCGCTGTTCTTGTAACGGTTAATACGAGCTACCAGGTTCACGAGCTTGAATATTTATTACAACAGTCCGATTCAGCTGCTTTATTTTTAATTGACGGCTACAAGGGAACCTCCTATACAGAGATGATCCAGTCAATTACCAGCCGAACCAATCATCCTCTTACCAAGCTAAAACACCAAATCTACATAGGCAGTGATCAGTGTCCTGAAGGGATGACTAGCTGGAATAAATTCCTAATGCATGCAGCTGCTGTTTCAGATGCAGAATTGGAACAAAGGGAATGCGAGCTTGATCAGCATGATGCAATTAATATGCAGTACACTTCCGGAACGACAGGCTTTCCAAAAGGAGTTATGCTTAGCCATCATAACATTGTTAATAACGGCTATTTAATCGCAAGCTCCATGAAACTGACAAATCAGGACAGGCTTTGCATTCCCGTACCGTTCTTCCATTGTTTTGGCTGTGTATTGAGTACGATGGCTGCTGTTACAGTTGGAGCTTGCATGGTCCCAACAATAGAATTCAGCCCTGACCTTGTGCTTGAAACGGTGGAAAGGGAACGCTGCACCGGCTTACAGGGTGTTCCTACCATGTTTATTGCCGAACTTTCACTTGATTCTTTTCCATCATATGATTTATCCTCTCTCCGGACAGGGATTATGGCAGGATCTCCTTGTCCGATCGAAGTGATGAAAAAAGTGATGGACCAGATGGGAATGAATGAAATTACAATTTGCTACGGACAAACGGAGGCATCTCCTGTCATTACTCAAACAACTGTAGATGACTCTATTGAAAGAAAAGTAGAAACAGTCGGGAAACCTCATCCGCATGTTGAAGTTAAAATTATCGATCCTGTATCCGGGAAGGAAATGGCACCAAATGAACAGGGAGAACTGTGTACGAGAGGCTATCACGTTATGAAGGGTTATTATAAAATGCCGGAAGCGACCAGCGAAGCAATCGATGCTGACGGGTGGCTGCATACAGGTGATCTCGCTGCGATGGATGAAGAGGGCTACGTTAAAATTACCGGCCGCCTTAAGGATATGATTATAAGGGGCGGAGAGAACATTTATCCCCGGGAGATTGAAGAGTTTCTATATCGGCACCCTGATATTGTAGATGTCCAGGTTATTGGGGTGCCCGATGAAAAATACGGAGAGAGAACGGCTGCCTGTATCCGAGTCAGGGAAGGAGCTGACCTGACGATGCAGCATATTCAGGAATACTGTGAAGGGCAAATCGCATTTTATAAAATTCCTGAATACTGCTTTATCATGGATGAGTATCCTATGACTGCATCAGGAAAAATCCAGAAATTCAAACTGCGGGAACAGGCACTGGACTGGGTTAAAGAGAGAGTTTAG
- a CDS encoding DinB family protein yields the protein MYEHMKKVREELLNTLNEVSNEEFNKKPSSDGWSVGQVVDHLQKMEKIVLESLKKSIHHAEDKTVEEKQLEIVTDRSRKVPAPDYVVPSPVPIDRVEVITALEEARRDLINFTELLAKDFDLTSRALKHPVLGELSIKQWVEFVGYHEERHLLQIKEAKEIIGA from the coding sequence ATGTATGAACATATGAAAAAAGTGCGAGAAGAATTGCTTAATACACTCAATGAAGTATCCAATGAGGAATTTAACAAAAAACCTTCTTCTGACGGATGGAGCGTTGGGCAGGTTGTGGACCACCTTCAAAAAATGGAGAAAATCGTACTGGAAAGCCTCAAAAAATCCATACATCATGCAGAGGATAAGACGGTTGAAGAAAAACAGCTTGAGATTGTAACGGACCGGTCCCGTAAGGTTCCAGCACCTGACTATGTTGTGCCAAGTCCTGTACCAATTGACCGGGTTGAGGTAATAACTGCACTCGAAGAAGCTAGACGAGATCTGATAAATTTCACTGAACTGCTTGCCAAAGATTTCGACCTTACTTCAAGGGCTCTTAAACACCCTGTCTTAGGAGAACTATCCATTAAACAATGGGTTGAATTTGTGGGGTACCATGAGGAGCGCCATCTTCTGCAGATTAAAGAAGCAAAAGAAATAATTGGTGCTTAA
- a CDS encoding L,D-transpeptidase family protein — protein MLKKWLILFCSVFLLFSFAGIPDASAAATKFIIINKSSNKLAYYENSKLKRVFKVGTGRSQSLTPEGKFKIVQKIVNRPYYKGNIPGGDPRNPLGNRWMGLNARGTSGSTYGIHGNNNPSSIGGYVSSGCVRMYDNEVEWLYSQVPINTAVIIISSGKSFDSIAKSYGYNVKPGGNSGNSGDTLKKGSRGDAVAELQRKLTDLGFSTGGIDGVFGSATDKAVRAFQKSKGLTADGIAGPATWNALNGSSTPQPGSTLANSGTLKKGSKGPAVKELQQKLTALGYNTKGTDGVFGPNTEKAVLAFQKASRLTADGIVGPATKKAILK, from the coding sequence TTGCTTAAGAAATGGCTTATTTTGTTTTGCAGTGTATTTCTTCTGTTCTCTTTTGCAGGTATACCGGATGCATCTGCAGCAGCAACCAAGTTTATCATCATTAATAAGTCGTCAAACAAGCTTGCTTATTACGAAAACAGCAAGCTGAAACGAGTGTTCAAGGTTGGAACAGGGAGAAGCCAGTCGCTTACACCTGAGGGGAAATTCAAGATTGTTCAGAAAATCGTAAACAGACCTTATTATAAAGGAAATATTCCTGGAGGCGATCCTAGAAACCCGCTCGGTAATAGATGGATGGGTTTGAATGCGCGAGGAACATCGGGTTCGACATATGGGATACACGGTAACAATAATCCAAGCTCAATTGGAGGATATGTTAGCAGCGGCTGTGTCAGGATGTATGATAACGAGGTTGAATGGCTTTATAGTCAAGTGCCTATCAATACGGCAGTGATTATCATAAGCTCAGGAAAATCATTCGATTCGATTGCCAAATCTTATGGATATAATGTTAAGCCAGGCGGGAATTCAGGTAACAGCGGAGATACGCTTAAGAAAGGAAGCAGAGGAGATGCAGTAGCAGAGCTTCAGCGCAAATTAACGGATCTTGGATTCAGCACCGGCGGCATTGACGGTGTTTTTGGTTCAGCTACTGACAAAGCGGTACGTGCTTTCCAGAAGAGCAAGGGGCTTACTGCTGATGGAATTGCTGGTCCCGCGACATGGAATGCGTTAAATGGATCAAGTACACCGCAGCCCGGATCTACGCTTGCGAACAGCGGAACATTAAAAAAAGGCAGCAAAGGCCCTGCAGTAAAAGAGCTGCAGCAAAAGCTTACTGCTCTGGGATACAATACAAAGGGTACTGACGGAGTATTCGGTCCAAACACTGAAAAAGCAGTATTAGCCTTTCAAAAGGCCAGCCGTCTCACAGCTGATGGGATAGTGGGACCAGCAACGAAAAAAGCCATTTTAAAGTAA
- a CDS encoding penicillin acylase family protein has translation MQANTPLEIKKKRPIKKWLLISLSIMALVLISAGIFVNVYTNKSLPKLSGETAIAGLTKEATVIRDQEGVPHIKAGSEKDLYMAQGYTQAQDRLFQMDLSRRQASGMLSEVVGEATIDRDKFFRTLGLKRAAKASLSAYDQESLQVLQWFADGVNAYIKEAKKEGKLPLEFTLLGYEPSEWTPLDSLTIGKYMAFDLGGHWQGQAFRYWAMDHLSKEEAIELFPSYPKDASAILSSYENIKLDIQDTFASAVFPREFNGSNNWAVSGKKTVSGKPLLADDPHLGLATPSIWYQMHLTSPSQNVSGVIFAGVPGIILGHNEKIAWGVTNTGPDVQDLYIEKRSPQDDSKFLHNGKWEQAKLIKEPIAVKGKKTIPYEVTETRHGPVISEFALDKKKDTVLAMKWTALMPSTELQAVLNMNRAQDWDEFEKALEGFHVPTQNFVFAGQDGTIAYKANGKIPIRKKGDGLLPVPGWTDDYEWTGFIPWDQLPRSVNPDNGFLATANNKVINDRYPYHISHHWAQPYRYMRIEEYLTSKEKLTANDMKKLQMDQKNLYAREFVPSFLKVLKEQKLTAPEKEALSLLENWNYEDDPEYGAPLVFHLWMKELPRVLFAEKIPKEMDELFEGKQQAVDELLRKALNGKKSVWIDNKGGIEKVLHSSLKNVLAAIQDQYGNDPSAWKWGEYHQVYFAHPLSSASPVLEWVFNRQKPIPAGGSQVTVQAAAYEEDGVVDHGAPWRFVADLSDLSKAYHNNSPGQSGHFRSEWYSNQLKNWVEGTYHKTSLTSYGEKKFVLKLEPGK, from the coding sequence ATGCAAGCAAATACTCCATTGGAAATAAAGAAAAAGCGGCCGATAAAAAAATGGCTTCTTATAAGCCTATCGATTATGGCATTGGTTCTGATTTCAGCTGGTATTTTTGTAAACGTTTACACAAATAAAAGTCTGCCTAAGCTATCCGGTGAAACAGCGATTGCGGGGCTTACAAAAGAAGCTACTGTTATAAGGGATCAAGAGGGCGTTCCTCATATAAAAGCCGGAAGCGAAAAAGACTTGTACATGGCTCAAGGTTATACACAGGCCCAAGACCGGCTTTTCCAGATGGATTTAAGCCGAAGACAAGCATCAGGAATGCTTAGTGAAGTAGTTGGAGAAGCCACCATTGACCGGGATAAATTTTTCAGGACTCTTGGATTAAAGCGGGCAGCAAAAGCGTCCCTATCTGCTTATGATCAAGAGTCTCTCCAAGTTCTTCAATGGTTTGCTGATGGGGTTAATGCTTATATAAAGGAGGCAAAAAAAGAAGGAAAACTTCCATTGGAATTCACTCTTCTTGGATATGAACCTTCCGAGTGGACTCCTCTTGACTCCCTGACAATCGGCAAATACATGGCGTTTGATTTAGGAGGCCATTGGCAGGGACAGGCGTTTCGTTATTGGGCGATGGATCATCTTTCAAAAGAAGAGGCCATTGAGCTCTTTCCGAGTTATCCAAAGGATGCTTCTGCTATCCTTTCCAGCTATGAAAATATAAAGCTTGATATTCAGGATACGTTTGCAAGCGCCGTCTTTCCAAGGGAATTCAACGGAAGCAACAACTGGGCAGTGAGCGGCAAGAAAACTGTATCAGGCAAGCCTCTATTAGCTGATGATCCCCATCTTGGGCTGGCCACACCATCCATCTGGTACCAGATGCATCTCACCTCTCCTTCTCAGAATGTGAGCGGGGTCATTTTTGCAGGTGTTCCTGGAATCATTCTGGGACATAATGAAAAAATTGCATGGGGCGTGACGAATACCGGCCCCGACGTACAGGATTTATACATTGAGAAACGGAGTCCGCAGGATGATTCAAAGTTCCTCCATAACGGAAAATGGGAACAAGCGAAGCTGATAAAAGAACCCATCGCCGTTAAAGGCAAAAAAACGATTCCCTACGAGGTGACGGAAACGAGACACGGGCCTGTCATCTCAGAGTTTGCATTAGATAAGAAAAAAGATACGGTTCTTGCCATGAAATGGACAGCCTTGATGCCAAGCACAGAGCTGCAGGCTGTTCTCAACATGAACCGTGCTCAAGATTGGGATGAATTCGAAAAGGCATTGGAAGGGTTCCACGTTCCAACTCAAAATTTCGTTTTTGCCGGACAGGATGGAACAATCGCTTACAAAGCAAACGGGAAAATTCCTATCCGCAAAAAAGGTGACGGACTGCTTCCTGTTCCAGGCTGGACAGATGATTATGAGTGGACCGGCTTCATTCCATGGGATCAGCTCCCGCGGAGTGTTAATCCTGATAATGGCTTTCTTGCAACAGCCAACAACAAAGTCATCAATGACCGTTATCCATACCATATCAGCCATCACTGGGCACAGCCTTATCGGTATATGAGGATTGAGGAGTATTTGACAAGCAAAGAAAAGCTGACTGCTAATGACATGAAAAAACTTCAGATGGATCAGAAGAATCTTTATGCGAGAGAATTTGTTCCTTCTTTCCTTAAAGTGCTTAAAGAACAAAAACTCACGGCTCCGGAAAAAGAAGCCCTCTCCCTTCTTGAGAACTGGAATTACGAGGATGATCCGGAATACGGTGCTCCTCTCGTCTTCCATTTATGGATGAAAGAACTTCCAAGGGTTCTGTTTGCGGAGAAAATCCCGAAGGAAATGGATGAACTATTTGAGGGAAAACAGCAGGCAGTCGATGAATTGCTGCGAAAAGCTCTTAATGGAAAGAAATCGGTTTGGATCGACAACAAAGGAGGAATCGAAAAAGTCCTGCATTCCTCCTTGAAAAATGTCCTAGCCGCTATCCAAGATCAATACGGCAACGATCCTTCAGCATGGAAATGGGGTGAGTATCATCAGGTTTATTTCGCCCACCCCCTCTCCTCTGCTTCACCTGTCCTTGAGTGGGTTTTCAACAGGCAAAAGCCCATCCCTGCCGGAGGAAGCCAAGTAACGGTTCAAGCTGCTGCTTATGAAGAGGATGGAGTCGTTGATCATGGTGCTCCATGGCGTTTCGTAGCTGACCTTTCCGATTTGTCAAAGGCTTATCACAATAATAGTCCTGGCCAGTCAGGGCATTTCCGGAGTGAATGGTACAGCAATCAGCTGAAAAACTGGGTGGAAGGAACGTATCATAAAACCTCCCTGACAAGCTACGGTGAAAAAAAATTCGTACTGAAGCTGGAACCGGGAAAATAA
- a CDS encoding FTR1 family iron permease yields the protein MWSSLFLALREGLEAALIIGIILIHTTRINRQDLKSSVYLGAGIGLIVSIIGGLIVFSGAQEMEGSSEELFEGIMMLAASGLIAYFILWLHRNSEVSNSVTSKVSSNASKISLFILAFLSVFREGLELMIFNLTQISHHAGLIAAGNILGIVLAVAITIVLFKTAVKLNLSILFKVLGVALIFLGAEMFGESLLKFYEDGGELLEKAGFALFMIPSLYILLKDDIKRMRVTRKQADV from the coding sequence ATGTGGTCGAGTTTATTTCTTGCATTACGCGAAGGGCTGGAAGCAGCACTCATTATCGGAATTATTTTAATACATACAACCAGAATTAATCGGCAGGATCTCAAATCATCTGTCTATCTTGGAGCAGGTATCGGATTGATTGTCAGCATAATCGGCGGACTGATCGTTTTTTCCGGCGCTCAGGAGATGGAAGGCTCTTCTGAAGAACTGTTCGAAGGAATAATGATGCTGGCAGCGTCCGGACTCATCGCTTACTTTATTTTATGGCTGCACCGGAACAGCGAGGTAAGTAATTCGGTTACGTCTAAAGTTTCTTCCAATGCATCGAAAATCAGTTTGTTTATTTTGGCTTTTCTTTCCGTATTTAGAGAGGGCCTCGAGCTGATGATTTTTAATCTTACCCAGATCTCACATCACGCAGGATTGATTGCTGCAGGAAATATCCTTGGGATTGTACTTGCTGTGGCCATCACGATTGTACTATTTAAAACAGCGGTGAAACTAAACTTATCTATCCTATTCAAAGTACTCGGTGTCGCTCTGATTTTCCTTGGAGCCGAAATGTTTGGAGAAAGCCTTTTGAAATTTTATGAGGACGGCGGAGAATTATTGGAGAAAGCAGGCTTTGCCCTATTTATGATTCCTTCTCTTTACATCCTTTTGAAGGATGATATAAAAAGAATGAGAGTAACCCGCAAGCAGGCGGACGTGTAA
- a CDS encoding VOC family protein: MKAAAVPIKNQMNGVFVHVKNLKVSVKWYYDLLGQKADLDKVHSPVCNIPINGTTSLTLDDHSFDSQFKESISGNPIFNLYAPEIEEAYAFVKNKEIKIVRELEWAGETAWFNIQDPDGNVIMIANC; encoded by the coding sequence ATGAAAGCTGCAGCAGTCCCTATTAAAAACCAAATGAATGGTGTATTTGTTCATGTAAAGAATTTAAAGGTTTCTGTAAAATGGTATTATGACCTGCTCGGGCAGAAAGCAGATTTGGACAAAGTTCATTCGCCAGTCTGCAACATTCCTATCAATGGAACAACCTCTCTCACCTTGGATGATCACAGCTTTGATTCCCAATTTAAAGAAAGCATAAGCGGGAATCCGATTTTCAATCTCTATGCTCCTGAAATAGAGGAGGCTTATGCTTTTGTGAAAAACAAAGAAATAAAGATTGTAAGAGAACTGGAATGGGCGGGAGAAACAGCCTGGTTCAATATACAGGATCCTGACGGAAATGTAATCATGATTGCCAATTGCTAA